The Chryseobacterium aureum genome contains a region encoding:
- a CDS encoding SAM-dependent methyltransferase, with translation MLFLLPAYLSENTSINHFSPVLKEYIMQTDYFFVENEKTARKVVKFFAPEKKQADLKLFLLDKYTENADIKEAQELMLKGQDFGLLSEAGLPCIADPGNLIVKWCHEKNIRVIPVSGPSSIILALISSGFNGQEFTFHGYLPIDKSEKKKQIIMLESLVQKTGYSQIFMETPYRNNQLFEDLCKFLSPNTKLCIAANINDPEHEFIKTKSIKDWQKQKPELHKIPAVFVLGK, from the coding sequence ATGCTTTTTTTACTCCCTGCTTATTTATCAGAAAATACCTCTATCAACCATTTTTCACCTGTTTTGAAAGAGTATATCATGCAAACCGATTATTTCTTCGTAGAAAATGAGAAGACAGCACGAAAGGTTGTGAAGTTTTTTGCTCCCGAAAAAAAGCAGGCGGATCTGAAATTATTCTTATTGGATAAATACACAGAAAATGCAGATATCAAAGAAGCTCAGGAATTAATGCTGAAAGGGCAGGATTTTGGACTGCTGTCGGAAGCCGGATTGCCATGTATTGCAGATCCCGGAAATCTCATTGTGAAGTGGTGTCATGAAAAAAATATAAGAGTAATCCCTGTTTCCGGGCCTTCATCTATTATTCTGGCTTTGATTTCCAGTGGATTCAATGGTCAGGAATTTACTTTCCATGGTTATCTTCCTATTGATAAAAGTGAAAAAAAGAAACAGATCATAATGCTGGAAAGTCTTGTTCAGAAAACCGGATATTCTCAGATTTTCATGGAAACGCCTTATAGAAATAACCAGCTTTTTGAAGATTTATGTAAATTTTTATCACCGAATACCAAGCTGTGTATTGCTGCCAATATTAATGATCCGGAACATGAATTCATTAAAACGAAATCCATCAAAGACTGGCAGAAGCAAAAGCCGGAGCTGCATAAAATTCCCGCAGTTTTTGTACTTGGGAAATAA
- a CDS encoding lytic polysaccharide monooxygenase, giving the protein MMTRKFFFPVLLMLAMLIPSLIHLSAHGYVLSPASRGYQGSLDKASMGYSTALGIYGSVINEPGSLEAPKGFPVSGPADGKIASANGSIGGDTTMDIQTADRWKKTNITTGVNAFIWKYLAYHATAKWHYYMTKQGWDPNKPLTRQDLELIGTITHNGTPPQDNVSHQITVPANRTGYHIILAVWDVADTTNAFYNVIDVNVTSATGVSAPATPTGLAQVAVTSSSAKISWNPQSDAVSYNVFRNGQNIQQVSIPTFQDTGLTANTVYTYEIQAKGSSGLTSGKSTPLNVKTSTEGTLEKPTAPSNLHSMAVTENSVSLMWMASTHSQGIKNYQIFENGIKVGETVQTSFLRTGLTQDTEYSYTVKSIAMNDQFSDASNELKVRTKKITPGNGQSYCGAEQYNAANAYPVAGVKVFYSCKIWKNKWYANPGELPGSNMVWEEVSVCTEGPGCESSGPVTYCGAQEYNPVKTYPSAGTKVFYACKIWENKWYANPGEAPGSNAVWKVVSDCNEGQSCKTSVPASKENDLSIIVSEHLINFVPESYYDKISRVDVITPQGLQIVTFANPGKDNMNISRILSGIYFVKILYKDGSSITKTIRK; this is encoded by the coding sequence ATGATGACACGTAAATTTTTTTTTCCGGTATTGCTGATGTTGGCGATGCTGATACCATCTTTAATTCATTTGTCGGCACACGGCTATGTACTAAGTCCTGCCTCCAGAGGATATCAGGGAAGTCTGGATAAGGCTTCAATGGGGTATTCCACAGCATTGGGAATCTACGGATCTGTAATTAACGAACCCGGATCTCTGGAAGCTCCGAAAGGTTTTCCTGTATCGGGCCCGGCAGATGGAAAAATTGCTTCTGCAAATGGCAGCATAGGCGGAGATACTACAATGGATATCCAGACTGCCGACCGCTGGAAGAAAACCAATATTACCACAGGGGTAAATGCCTTCATCTGGAAATACCTGGCATATCACGCCACAGCAAAATGGCATTATTATATGACAAAGCAGGGTTGGGATCCTAATAAACCGCTTACCCGTCAGGATCTTGAACTTATTGGCACCATCACACATAATGGTACACCACCACAGGATAATGTTTCTCACCAGATTACAGTTCCTGCTAACCGTACTGGTTACCACATTATTTTAGCAGTATGGGATGTAGCAGATACCACCAATGCATTTTATAACGTAATTGATGTAAATGTCACTTCCGCAACAGGCGTTTCTGCCCCTGCCACTCCTACAGGACTGGCACAGGTAGCAGTAACCAGTTCTTCTGCCAAAATAAGCTGGAACCCACAGTCTGATGCTGTCTCCTATAATGTTTTCCGCAACGGACAAAACATTCAGCAGGTAAGTATCCCCACATTTCAGGATACAGGCTTAACTGCGAATACGGTTTATACCTATGAAATACAGGCGAAAGGTTCTTCTGGGCTTACCTCGGGGAAAAGTACGCCACTCAATGTAAAAACAAGCACCGAAGGTACCCTTGAAAAACCTACAGCACCATCCAATCTTCATTCAATGGCAGTTACTGAAAATTCAGTTTCACTCATGTGGATGGCTTCAACCCATTCGCAGGGAATCAAAAATTACCAAATCTTTGAAAACGGAATTAAAGTAGGGGAAACGGTACAAACAAGCTTTTTACGTACAGGGCTGACACAAGATACTGAATATAGTTATACTGTAAAATCTATTGCGATGAACGATCAGTTCTCTGATGCCAGCAATGAATTAAAAGTCAGAACCAAAAAAATTACCCCAGGAAACGGGCAGTCCTACTGCGGAGCAGAGCAGTATAATGCTGCCAATGCATATCCTGTTGCCGGAGTGAAAGTTTTCTATTCCTGTAAAATCTGGAAAAATAAATGGTATGCTAATCCGGGAGAACTTCCGGGAAGCAACATGGTTTGGGAAGAAGTAAGCGTATGTACAGAAGGACCTGGCTGTGAATCAAGCGGTCCGGTTACTTACTGTGGTGCACAGGAATATAATCCTGTAAAAACTTATCCGTCAGCAGGAACGAAGGTGTTCTATGCCTGTAAAATATGGGAAAATAAATGGTACGCAAATCCTGGAGAAGCGCCGGGAAGTAATGCGGTTTGGAAAGTGGTCAGCGATTGTAACGAAGGACAGAGCTGTAAAACCTCAGTTCCTGCCAGTAAGGAAAATGATCTTTCAATCATCGTATCTGAACATTTGATCAATTTTGTACCTGAAAGCTATTATGATAAAATAAGCAGAGTAGATGTCATTACTCCTCAAGGACTTCAAATCGTGACTTTTGCGAATCCCGGAAAGGATAATATGAATATCAGCCGTATTCTATCTGGAATCTATTTCGTGAAAATCCTTTACAAGGATGGAAGCAGTATTACCAAAACCATCAGGAAATAA
- a CDS encoding DUF4349 domain-containing protein has translation MKKIIFLLSGLILINCSKSGGETYEVKADLMEVLPEEKVPSSAPAPISAAVVSEKLLPDENGTNKEVYNPKKTDTISKKIIKNGDMKIQVGDIKKTQNQVNEIIRKNNAYIQKEEFQNTDMDDNLTLIIRVPHKNFDALISSFSNGVGTVLSKNISSSDVTEEYTDTAIKLANKKIYLEKYRDMLKSAATTKDMLEIQENIRELEDEIDVAEGRLRFIDDRVNYSTLNLYLYKEKVRSSTTSKIGFGSRFMDSLTEGWNSFVSFLLGLVSLWPFFLLIPVIIVLWRKWRSKKKDLN, from the coding sequence ATGAAAAAAATTATTTTCCTATTATCAGGTCTTATCCTGATTAATTGCAGCAAATCAGGAGGTGAAACATATGAAGTGAAAGCTGATCTGATGGAAGTTTTACCCGAAGAAAAAGTACCTTCCTCTGCACCTGCGCCCATATCTGCAGCTGTCGTTTCCGAAAAACTACTTCCTGATGAAAACGGAACAAATAAAGAGGTTTATAATCCAAAGAAAACAGATACGATCTCTAAAAAAATCATCAAAAACGGAGATATGAAGATTCAGGTGGGTGATATTAAAAAGACACAAAATCAGGTCAACGAAATCATCAGAAAAAACAATGCCTATATCCAGAAAGAAGAGTTTCAAAATACGGATATGGATGATAATCTTACCCTTATTATCCGGGTGCCTCATAAAAACTTTGATGCACTGATCAGTTCGTTTTCGAATGGTGTAGGAACTGTTTTGTCTAAGAATATTTCCTCCAGTGATGTAACGGAGGAATATACCGATACCGCCATTAAACTGGCTAACAAAAAAATATATCTTGAAAAATACCGGGATATGCTGAAAAGCGCTGCCACCACGAAAGATATGCTGGAAATTCAGGAAAACATCCGTGAGCTAGAGGATGAGATTGATGTGGCTGAAGGCAGACTTCGCTTTATTGATGACCGCGTGAATTACAGCACCTTGAACCTGTATCTGTACAAAGAGAAAGTAAGAAGCTCTACGACCTCAAAAATTGGTTTTGGAAGCCGTTTTATGGATTCTCTGACTGAAGGCTGGAATAGTTTTGTAAGCTTTCTGCTGGGTTTGGTTTCATTGTGGCCGTTCTTTTTACTTATTCCCGTTATTATTGTTCTCTGGAGAAAATGGAGATCAAAGAAAAAAGATTTAAATTAA
- a CDS encoding DUF2891 domain-containing protein, which produces MKKSLLALMFSPFLIYAQEVPKLTDEMAMKLSDKPLHCINQEYPNKTAHIINNAGEVPLTPKDLHPSFYGCFDWHSSVHGHWMLTRLLKTKPNLSNAQEIEKILDESFQKEKLQTEADYFTKYQLTGTFERTYGWAWILKLDEELTNWNHPKAKIWHQNLKPLTDQILKSWKAYLPKQTYPNRTGVHPNTAFAMAFAIDWARANKDKEFENQLIEKAKYFFLKDQKTPAYLEPDGSDFFSPSLEIADLMRRVLPQKEFVQWLNAFYEKRSLENVEKIPVVSDLSDYQTVHLVGLSFSKAWCMKGISNALPASHPLKKEFRKTADVFLNNGLPLLFQGNYGGDHWLASFAVYALED; this is translated from the coding sequence ATGAAAAAAAGTCTTTTAGCATTAATGTTTTCTCCATTTCTGATATATGCCCAGGAAGTTCCGAAACTTACAGACGAAATGGCCATGAAATTGTCTGATAAACCTCTTCACTGCATCAATCAGGAATATCCCAATAAAACAGCCCATATTATTAATAATGCGGGCGAAGTTCCTTTGACTCCCAAAGATCTTCATCCCAGTTTTTATGGATGTTTTGACTGGCACAGCTCCGTTCACGGACATTGGATGCTTACAAGACTTTTAAAAACAAAACCCAATCTGTCTAATGCCCAGGAGATTGAAAAAATTCTGGATGAATCCTTTCAAAAAGAAAAACTGCAGACAGAAGCGGATTATTTTACAAAATATCAGTTAACAGGAACTTTTGAAAGAACCTACGGCTGGGCATGGATCTTAAAACTGGATGAAGAGCTTACCAACTGGAATCATCCAAAAGCTAAAATATGGCATCAAAACCTGAAGCCTCTTACCGATCAAATCCTGAAATCATGGAAAGCCTATCTTCCAAAGCAGACTTATCCCAACAGAACCGGAGTTCATCCCAATACTGCATTTGCTATGGCTTTTGCGATAGACTGGGCAAGAGCCAATAAAGATAAAGAGTTTGAAAACCAGCTGATAGAAAAGGCTAAATACTTTTTCCTAAAAGATCAGAAAACGCCTGCTTATCTTGAACCGGACGGATCAGATTTCTTTTCGCCCAGTCTGGAAATTGCGGATCTGATGCGCAGAGTTCTTCCTCAAAAAGAATTTGTACAGTGGCTGAATGCTTTCTATGAGAAAAGAAGCCTGGAAAACGTAGAGAAAATACCTGTTGTCAGTGATCTGAGCGATTACCAGACGGTTCACCTCGTAGGGTTATCCTTTTCCAAAGCATGGTGTATGAAAGGAATTTCCAATGCACTTCCTGCCAGTCACCCTTTAAAAAAAGAATTCAGGAAGACCGCAGATGTTTTTCTAAATAACGGATTACCATTGCTTTTCCAGGGGAATTACGGTGGAGATCACTGGCTGGCAAGTTTTGCCGTATATGCCCTGGAAGATTAG
- a CDS encoding Mpo1 family 2-hydroxy fatty acid dioxygenase, producing the protein MRKVDLLFAEYSKSHRNATNKFIHWICVPLIFWTILGFASLIPSPHFCASYFGCASIISILVIILITLFYIRLSFMIALVMIVIMLIMEHFIYLTNISIGRQSWMVYLSVFIVTWIFQFLGHKIEGKKPAFIKDLQFLFIGPIWLLGFMLKKAGIRY; encoded by the coding sequence ATGAGAAAGGTTGATCTATTATTTGCCGAATACAGTAAAAGCCATAGAAACGCGACCAACAAGTTCATTCACTGGATTTGTGTGCCTTTAATTTTCTGGACTATTCTTGGTTTTGCATCCCTGATTCCCTCCCCTCATTTTTGCGCATCTTATTTCGGATGTGCCAGTATCATAAGCATTCTGGTCATAATCCTGATCACTTTGTTTTATATAAGGCTGTCTTTTATGATCGCTCTTGTCATGATTGTGATTATGCTGATCATGGAGCATTTCATCTATCTCACCAATATCAGTATAGGAAGGCAGTCATGGATGGTTTACCTGAGCGTATTTATCGTCACGTGGATTTTCCAGTTTTTAGGGCACAAAATTGAAGGAAAAAAGCCTGCTTTCATTAAAGATCTTCAGTTTCTTTTTATTGGACCCATCTGGCTTTTAGGCTTTATGCTGAAAAAAGCAGGAATCAGATACTAA
- a CDS encoding helix-turn-helix domain-containing protein gives MSALEKFGVDIFTEHNIFERIAVGKPFRPDNPAFIFIKSGTIKLRQHFSDLEVSSNMFMVTDPQTIYEVVGVTDDFQSRMVSYKREFIAALSLKFNRLITYRYFRQQMNKGVPFPEDEMEVVWKSVNFLKYILDSDTEMLYKKEMVEHLFSVFCYQMAGIISKEDNSSMNQMSRQEEIVFVFLTDLAEHHLTERTVEFYAERQSITTRHLSSVVKAITGKSASQIIALIVINEAKVLLNSSSKPVSEISSILGFSDQYSFSHFFKKHLEVSPTQYRHQFES, from the coding sequence ATGTCTGCCTTAGAAAAGTTCGGAGTTGATATTTTTACGGAACACAATATTTTCGAGCGAATAGCTGTTGGTAAGCCTTTCCGCCCTGATAATCCTGCTTTTATCTTTATTAAATCCGGAACTATAAAATTGCGCCAGCATTTCAGTGACCTGGAGGTCTCTTCCAATATGTTTATGGTCACCGATCCGCAGACCATTTATGAAGTGGTGGGAGTAACTGATGACTTCCAGTCCAGGATGGTTTCTTATAAAAGAGAGTTTATTGCTGCTTTATCATTAAAATTTAACCGACTTATTACCTACCGTTATTTCAGACAGCAGATGAACAAAGGAGTTCCTTTCCCTGAAGATGAAATGGAAGTCGTCTGGAAAAGTGTCAATTTCCTGAAATACATTCTGGATTCTGATACGGAAATGCTCTATAAAAAAGAAATGGTAGAGCATCTTTTCTCCGTTTTCTGTTATCAGATGGCAGGCATTATTTCCAAGGAAGATAACAGTTCCATGAACCAGATGTCCAGGCAGGAAGAAATCGTATTTGTATTTCTTACCGATCTTGCGGAACATCACCTTACAGAAAGAACTGTTGAGTTTTATGCCGAGCGGCAGTCAATTACAACCAGACATCTTTCTTCTGTGGTAAAGGCCATTACAGGCAAGTCGGCAAGCCAGATTATTGCCCTGATTGTAATTAATGAGGCGAAAGTACTCTTAAACTCTTCCAGTAAACCTGTTTCGGAAATTTCTTCTATCCTCGGATTCAGTGATCAATACTCATTTTCTCACTTTTTTAAAAAACATCTGGAGGTGAGCCCTACACAATACAGACATCAGTTTGAAAGTTGA
- a CDS encoding TolC family protein, protein MTKKIKTALSVLIAAFPALFFSQQIKQMTAAEVAELAVQNHQQLKVSAQNIDIAKQNINVVKLQKLPAITASTSQFYLGDAVAIDKDFSNSTNVPMPHYGSSYAVQATQLIFKGGLVNKSIEMAGLREQLSELDLEKNKQDVKFLVISNYLDIYKIINQEEVFQNNKKLAQERLKNIQKFYQQGMVTRNEVIRGELAIKNLDQGILTLTNNKKILNYNLNIALGLSSDTEIVPTESLENKESGIGMQYYTDLAHESNPLLKSAQKNIAVADKNIEIIKTDNAPTLAGFGGYTLQRPITTRNPVLDMYSGGWQTGVSLSYNIDTLFKTKEKVKLGELQKNQANDAMTLVQQNVDMAVNAAYTKYQEAIQQADILNDSKRLAEENYKITEAKYLNQLAVQAEMIDAQNQKLQSELDYANAEINVLYQYYNLLKSTGTL, encoded by the coding sequence ATGACAAAGAAAATAAAAACAGCACTATCTGTACTGATAGCAGCTTTTCCTGCGCTGTTTTTTTCCCAACAGATAAAACAGATGACCGCAGCTGAAGTGGCGGAACTTGCTGTGCAGAATCATCAGCAGCTCAAGGTATCAGCACAGAATATTGACATCGCAAAACAAAATATAAATGTTGTTAAGCTTCAGAAGCTTCCTGCCATCACGGCTTCTACAAGCCAGTTCTATTTAGGGGATGCGGTGGCTATTGATAAAGACTTTTCAAACTCTACCAATGTTCCGATGCCCCATTACGGAAGTTCGTACGCGGTACAGGCAACACAACTTATCTTCAAAGGAGGGTTGGTGAATAAATCCATTGAAATGGCAGGTCTTCGTGAGCAGCTTTCCGAACTGGATCTGGAGAAAAACAAACAGGATGTGAAGTTTTTGGTGATTTCCAATTATCTGGATATCTACAAAATCATCAACCAGGAAGAAGTATTTCAGAATAACAAAAAACTGGCTCAGGAACGTCTTAAAAATATCCAGAAATTTTATCAGCAGGGAATGGTAACCCGAAATGAAGTGATTCGTGGAGAACTGGCCATTAAAAATCTGGATCAGGGAATCCTGACGCTTACCAACAATAAAAAAATCCTTAATTATAATCTGAATATTGCTCTGGGTTTATCTTCTGACACGGAGATTGTTCCTACAGAAAGCCTGGAAAATAAAGAATCAGGAATAGGCATGCAGTATTATACAGATCTTGCCCATGAAAGTAATCCGCTGCTAAAATCTGCTCAAAAAAATATTGCGGTAGCAGATAAGAATATCGAGATTATCAAAACAGACAACGCACCTACACTGGCCGGATTTGGAGGATACACGCTGCAAAGACCGATCACGACCAGAAACCCTGTTTTGGATATGTATTCAGGAGGCTGGCAGACCGGGGTTTCTTTGAGTTATAATATAGACACTCTTTTTAAAACCAAAGAAAAAGTGAAATTAGGCGAGCTGCAGAAGAACCAGGCAAATGATGCCATGACGTTGGTACAGCAGAATGTAGATATGGCTGTGAATGCTGCCTATACAAAATATCAGGAAGCCATTCAGCAGGCAGATATCCTGAATGATTCCAAAAGACTGGCGGAAGAAAACTACAAGATTACCGAAGCCAAATATCTGAACCAGCTGGCGGTACAGGCAGAAATGATTGACGCACAGAACCAGAAACTCCAGTCGGAACTTGATTATGCCAACGCGGAAATCAATGTTCTGTACCAGTATTACAATCTTCTGAAATCTACAGGAACACTTTAA
- a CDS encoding HlyD family secretion protein, whose amino-acid sequence MENKEHTTQNTTPTPAASAAENKKKKNKTNKIRAIISNIIVFMVIGFGLFWLIREYFHIGSKTYTEAAQVEEFINPINTRVSAYIKEIKFIEHQRVKKGDTLVILDDREILTQLGQAEAAYQNAMAQKTATSSSVNTVSNNINVMQSNIAGAKARLWNAEQNLNRYKNLLAAEAVTRQQYDQVKTEYDAQKAAYETLVNQKQSANLSTTEVKSRLGINDAEIKRTKSALDMARINLSYTVITAPYDGVMGRRTISEGQLIQPGQQVATIVLNGQKWVTANFLESQMPNIKVGEKMSMTADALGGKKFEGVVTAVSAATGSRYSSVPTDNSTGNFIKVQQRIPVRIEFTASNKKEDLDKLSAGMNMNVNINKD is encoded by the coding sequence ATGGAAAACAAGGAACACACTACTCAAAATACGACACCAACTCCCGCAGCATCAGCCGCAGAAAACAAGAAAAAGAAAAATAAAACCAATAAGATAAGAGCCATCATTTCTAATATCATCGTTTTTATGGTCATTGGTTTCGGACTGTTCTGGCTAATCCGTGAATATTTCCATATAGGAAGCAAAACGTATACGGAAGCAGCACAGGTAGAAGAATTTATCAATCCTATCAACACAAGGGTCTCTGCTTACATTAAAGAAATTAAGTTCATTGAGCATCAGCGGGTAAAAAAAGGAGATACATTGGTCATACTGGATGATCGTGAAATTCTTACACAATTAGGTCAGGCAGAAGCAGCTTATCAGAACGCTATGGCTCAAAAAACAGCAACAAGCTCTTCTGTAAATACTGTTTCCAATAATATCAACGTGATGCAGTCCAATATTGCCGGGGCAAAAGCCAGATTATGGAATGCAGAGCAGAATTTAAACCGATACAAAAATCTCTTAGCTGCCGAAGCCGTTACCAGACAGCAATACGATCAGGTAAAAACAGAGTATGATGCTCAAAAAGCGGCTTATGAAACTTTAGTCAACCAAAAGCAGTCTGCTAATCTGTCCACAACAGAAGTGAAAAGCAGATTGGGAATTAATGATGCTGAAATTAAAAGAACAAAATCTGCCTTGGATATGGCCAGAATCAATCTTTCATATACGGTTATCACAGCACCTTACGATGGAGTAATGGGAAGAAGGACAATCTCCGAAGGCCAGCTGATTCAACCGGGGCAGCAGGTGGCCACTATCGTCCTGAACGGTCAGAAATGGGTAACCGCCAACTTCCTGGAAAGCCAGATGCCGAATATCAAAGTAGGAGAAAAAATGTCTATGACCGCTGATGCTTTAGGAGGAAAAAAATTCGAAGGAGTTGTAACAGCGGTTTCCGCAGCTACTGGATCAAGATACTCAAGTGTACCTACCGATAACTCCACCGGAAATTTCATTAAAGTACAGCAGAGAATCCCTGTAAGAATAGAGTTTACAGCTTCCAACAAAAAAGAAGATCTTGACAAACTGAGCGCAGGAATGAATATGAACGTGAATATTAATAAAGACTAA
- a CDS encoding MFS transporter, with protein MYNKGLYSDWVPKPVQLLLIVLLLAVVMPIGGVYTGNISSLVSGTGAMTEYFMWANYATTIGMGACMPVVLRIKMRFKVRDKMVLLLVLLGALSYVNGTTLQPMIFIFTSLVIGFMKMMVTIELFLPLMVMIGNRGVFYGAFYTFVLVMNQVATYYAAEFALLYNWQQFYLFTAVLCFILALIHWIFMHDQYFALKVPLHYIDWLSILLFISTFMFSAYVYSFGRQQDWFNSTHIMNASIAAFVSFALLSIRQLTLKRPYLSFKIFTKNNVQHGLFMLFWLGMFLGTASLQNTFAVGVLGYDQLTNTRLSVLMIPGIILAGALAIFWFKKEKPLKMYIFSGFAAMVAYAVIMYFSMVLEFSYDNWYLPMFLKGYGMCSLFISVWFYTLDKLEMDEMLAAIGLVLVWRTFLAVGIFSTLYAWFQYRFQVTAIGDLAVYMDGMTFTPQNVAANMKVIQLNAIIIATKKIFGYIILVGFGVLIYVATHHFGAKRFQYFRFVRVLGGKSVIARRRLRERKKLLEEIKDAAGPAV; from the coding sequence ATGTACAACAAAGGATTATATAGCGACTGGGTACCCAAACCCGTACAGCTGCTGCTGATTGTATTACTGCTTGCAGTGGTAATGCCTATCGGCGGGGTGTATACCGGAAATATCAGTTCTCTGGTAAGCGGTACCGGTGCTATGACAGAATATTTTATGTGGGCTAACTATGCCACTACCATTGGGATGGGAGCTTGTATGCCGGTTGTTCTCAGAATCAAAATGAGATTCAAAGTAAGGGACAAGATGGTTTTACTTCTGGTGCTTTTAGGAGCGCTCAGCTATGTCAACGGAACCACTTTACAGCCCATGATTTTCATCTTTACATCATTGGTGATAGGTTTTATGAAAATGATGGTTACCATAGAGCTTTTCTTGCCCTTAATGGTTATGATTGGAAACCGTGGCGTATTTTATGGCGCTTTCTACACGTTCGTTCTGGTAATGAATCAGGTGGCCACTTACTATGCCGCTGAGTTCGCTTTACTCTATAACTGGCAGCAGTTTTATCTGTTCACAGCGGTTTTATGCTTTATTTTAGCTTTAATACACTGGATTTTTATGCATGATCAATATTTTGCGTTAAAAGTTCCTCTGCACTATATTGATTGGCTAAGTATTTTACTTTTCATTTCCACTTTTATGTTTTCCGCGTATGTGTATTCATTTGGAAGACAGCAGGATTGGTTTAATTCGACGCATATTATGAATGCAAGCATTGCCGCTTTTGTGAGCTTTGCACTGCTTTCTATCCGTCAGCTAACTTTAAAGCGGCCCTACCTTTCATTCAAAATTTTTACAAAGAATAATGTACAGCATGGCCTTTTCATGCTCTTCTGGCTGGGAATGTTTTTAGGAACAGCTTCTCTTCAGAATACTTTTGCAGTGGGTGTATTAGGATATGATCAATTGACCAATACCAGATTGAGTGTACTCATGATTCCCGGAATTATCCTGGCCGGAGCTCTGGCAATTTTCTGGTTTAAAAAAGAGAAGCCTTTGAAAATGTATATTTTTTCCGGTTTTGCAGCCATGGTTGCATATGCTGTTATCATGTATTTTTCTATGGTTCTGGAGTTCAGTTATGACAACTGGTATCTGCCGATGTTTTTAAAAGGATACGGAATGTGTTCGCTGTTTATCTCCGTATGGTTTTATACACTGGATAAGCTTGAAATGGATGAAATGCTGGCAGCCATCGGACTTGTCTTAGTCTGGAGGACTTTTCTTGCCGTAGGAATTTTTTCAACACTCTATGCATGGTTTCAGTACCGTTTTCAGGTGACAGCAATTGGTGATCTTGCCGTTTATATGGACGGAATGACGTTTACTCCTCAGAATGTAGCTGCCAATATGAAAGTCATTCAGCTCAATGCCATCATTATTGCCACTAAAAAGATCTTCGGATATATTATTTTAGTCGGATTCGGAGTGCTGATATATGTGGCTACCCATCATTTTGGAGCAAAACGATTTCAGTATTTCAGATTTGTAAGAGTTCTGGGCGGTAAATCCGTCATTGCGAGAAGAAGACTTCGCGAAAGAAAAAAATTATTGGAAGAGATAAAAGATGCAGCAGGGCCTGCAGTATAA